DNA from Archaeoglobus veneficus SNP6:
AACTTGAAATTCCCTTTGGTCTGTCTATGTAAAAAACCTCAACGAGGTTAAAATCGAAGGCAGGATCCCATCTGAACCTGTTCAGGATACTTCTTACGTCCTTCTCTTTGATCTCAAATTTCTTCATTCTTTGCGAGCTCCACGAGCTGACCCTTTATGTTTAGCTTTAGCGAGCGCTTTGCAACTGCCCTTATAACCAGAGGTTCGAGACCGAGGCTTCTGCTTATGTGTGGCACAGACATCCTGCCGGCCTTTACTTCCTTTATTATTTTCGAAACTATCTCCTCAAATTCGTCGTCTGGCATGAAAACGATCTCGAGGATACGGTTCAAGTCTCTCAGCGACGCGTAAAAGTTTGCACTTAAATGGGTGTAGCTGACGTGATACTCCTTTTCGGGCTTTCCCGAGGGCTCGGATGGCATTCTCCATTTCATCTCGAGCATTCCCGCATGCTTGAGAATTCGCAACGCCTCCTCGACACCATCTCCAAATCTCTCAAAGAGCTCATCCAGTGTGAGCCACTCGGTGAGTAAAGTCTCGTAAACATTTCTGTAGAGATTCGTTGAGAATATATGAAGAATTGGGACGAGTTCCACTATGTCGTTTACAAGCTTTGCTCTCTTTACCATGCTCCCACCTGCTTAGAAGAATTATGTACTTTTCTCCCCTAAGATATTTTTAGTTTTCTATACTATTGGACCCCACATTAGGCTCCGTAGTTCTGCATGTCCACTTTCCGCCCGTCTGGTCTTTGCAGCTCTATACGCTCCGTGTATGTCTGGAAATTAGCACGGAATTGTTCAGAAAGTCGTTAATGCGGTGTTGGAAGAAAGGCAGCAATTTGCTGAAGATGGTAGAATTCGTAAACGGGACAGGAGATTAATTATATGCGAACCAAAACCTGAAGAAAACTGGAATTACTGTGTTCAAAATCCATAACTTAATTTCGGGAATGTTAAGAATTTAAATTTTAATATTAAAAAATAAAAAGAAAGTTAAAGCTCATCAAACGTGATGATTCTCACGTTTGTAGGAACCTTAACGACGCTACCAAGCCTGACGCCTACAAGGTAAGCGATATTCTTCTTAGCCGCGAGGTCGATGACTCTCTGGGTTATAACTCCGTCGAAGACAATGCTTGCTGCCCGTGTGTTGTTCGTTTTGAGCACTTTAACGAGGTCTCTGACAGGGACTTCCCTGATAATGTTGAGATTTCTGTCGAGAAGCCTTGCTATTAATCTCCCCTCGACTTCCTCCTTGTGCCTCTTGAGTACGTTTACGGCGTTCTCATCGGGTTTTTCAACACTCTCTTTCTCTACCTTCTCTTCTTCCCTCGTCTCTCTCCTCTCTTCCTTGGCCCTTATTACGTGAATCTGCTCTACGGGAACCTTGTTTCTCAGCGCCTTTACTATCTCCTTCTGAGTGAGATCTTCGACTCCCTTGCCCTCTGGAGCCCTTGCAACGTAGTCTATGTCTGCAACCTGCAGCAGTTCCTTCAGAATAAGGTCTCCACCCCTGTCTCCGTCGAGGAATGCTGTAACTGTCTTCTTCTTGCTCAGCTCAACGATGGTCTTTGGTATGTTCGTTCCTTCCACTGCAATCACGTTCTTTATTCCATGCCTCAAAAGATTCAGAACGTCTGCTCTACCCTCTACAACTATAATAGCGTCGCTTTCATCAACCGCAGGGCCGGCTGGAAGCCGCTCCTCACCATATTCAATTACCTCTTCAGCCCTAACTGCCTGTCTGACGAGGTCTGCAATCTTCTCTGACTCTATCTCTGGCTCTTCAAAGAGGTCTCTCAGTATATCCTTCGCCCTTTCGACTATCTTTCTCCTCTTGCTCGCTCTAACGTCCTCTATCTTGATAACTTTGATTCTCGCAGAGCATGGGCCAACTCTCTCAATAGTCTCGAGAGCAGCGGCGAGGATTGCAGTTTCAACCTTGTCAAGGCTTGAAGGTACCTTAATTTCGCCAAAACTCTT
Protein-coding regions in this window:
- the dnaG gene encoding DNA primase DnaG, with the translated sequence MENNGGVIAMKAPSDTTKYLIHAEIIAEGVVERPDVVGAIFGQTEGLLGEDLDLRELQKTGRIGRIEVKVESKSGKSFGEIKVPSSLDKVETAILAAALETIERVGPCSARIKVIKIEDVRASKRRKIVERAKDILRDLFEEPEIESEKIADLVRQAVRAEEVIEYGEERLPAGPAVDESDAIIVVEGRADVLNLLRHGIKNVIAVEGTNIPKTIVELSKKKTVTAFLDGDRGGDLILKELLQVADIDYVARAPEGKGVEDLTQKEIVKALRNKVPVEQIHVIRAKEERRETREEEKVEKESVEKPDENAVNVLKRHKEEVEGRLIARLLDRNLNIIREVPVRDLVKVLKTNNTRAASIVFDGVITQRVIDLAAKKNIAYLVGVRLGSVVKVPTNVRIITFDEL
- a CDS encoding ArsR family transcriptional regulator; the encoded protein is MVKRAKLVNDIVELVPILHIFSTNLYRNVYETLLTEWLTLDELFERFGDGVEEALRILKHAGMLEMKWRMPSEPSGKPEKEYHVSYTHLSANFYASLRDLNRILEIVFMPDDEFEEIVSKIIKEVKAGRMSVPHISRSLGLEPLVIRAVAKRSLKLNIKGQLVELAKNEEI